In Lathamus discolor isolate bLatDis1 chromosome 1, bLatDis1.hap1, whole genome shotgun sequence, the following are encoded in one genomic region:
- the MEST gene encoding LOW QUALITY PROTEIN: mesoderm-specific transcript homolog protein (The sequence of the model RefSeq protein was modified relative to this genomic sequence to represent the inferred CDS: substituted 1 base at 1 genomic stop codon), with translation MKDWWVQVGLLTVPLLAMYLHILPRGLSPALLSWRSLEGYFTYRDQNIFYSIVVDSSGTAGSSDVIVLLHGFPTSSYDWYKIWEGLTQRFHPVIALDFVGFGFSGKPRPHHYCIFEQASIVKGLVRHLSLRHHRINLLPHAYGDTVAQVLLHRGILKDGGLLSPVITHLMNFVFSRGLRAVFGPYTQPLQAEYWDMWVVVRINDRNLLVDSILQYINQRKQHKECWVGALMSTSVPSHLIYGPLDPVNPHPEFLQLYKXDNAHHKVRKVPPMSTVSVLDDHISHYPQLEDPTGFLNAYLNLINSFRAAAPQFLFWVYMAGFGDRKKP, from the exons ATGAAGGACTGGTGGGTGCAGGTGGGGCTGCTGACCGTGCCCCTCCTTGCCATGTACCTGCACATCCTGCCCCGTGGGCTGTCACCAGCTCTCCTCTCGTGGAGGTCCTTGGAAGGGTACTTTACATACAGGGACCAGAACATCTTCTACTCTATAGTAGTAG ATTCCAGTGGCACCGCTGGCAGCTCCGACGTCATTGTCCTCCTGCACGGGTTCCCAACCTCCAGCTACGACTGGTACAAG ATCTGGGAAGGGCTGACACAGAGGTTCCACCCGGTCATCGCTTTGGATTTCGTAGGATTTGGGTTCAGTGGCAAACCT AGACCCCACCACTACTGCATCTTCGAGCAGGCCAGCATCGTCAAGGGGCTGGTGCGGCACCTCAGCCTCCGCCACCACAGGATCAACCTCCTGCCCCATGCCTATGGGGATACGGTCGCACAGGTGCTGCTGCACAG gggg ATCCTCAAGGATGGGGGTCTGCTGTCCCCCGTCATCACACACCTGATGAACTTTGTCTTCTCCAGAGG GCTCAGGGCAGTCTTTGGGCCCTACACGCAGCCTTTGCAGGCAGAGTATTGGGATATGTGGGTTGTCGTGCGGATCAATGACAGGAATCTCCTCGTTGACAG TATTTTGCAGTACATAAACcagagaaagcagcacaaagaatGCTGGGTTGGGGCTTTGATGTCCACCTCTGTCCCAT CGCATCTCATCTATGGGCCCCTGGATCCTGTGAATCCACACCCAGAGTTCCTTCAGCTTTACAAATAAGATAATGCCCACCACAAAGT CAGGAAGGTGCCTCCCATGTCCACAGTGTCTGTGCTGGATGACCACATCAGCCACTATCCACAGCTGGAGGATCCAACAGGCTTCCTGAATGCTTATCTCAACTTGATCAACTCCTTCCGAGCTGCTGCACCTCAGTTCTTGTTCTGGGTTTATATGGCAGGCTTTGGGGACAGGAAGAAGCCTTGA